Proteins encoded by one window of Gordonia jinghuaiqii:
- a CDS encoding rhodanese-like domain-containing protein, which yields MTASVASSSVFSGQVFAATAPTVAQAPAAPLSVQVDDYASAVAEGAIPVDVRSHRRRSLDGALFGALAIDAVEVLDRLTPGTSEALRTASTDARWILVSEDGHEAEWLAWHLQARGVHGAVFVVGGHRRMRQARVNGRISPGELAIISAHES from the coding sequence TCTTCTTCTGTTTTCTCCGGCCAGGTCTTTGCTGCGACGGCCCCGACCGTTGCCCAGGCCCCGGCCGCTCCACTGTCTGTGCAGGTCGACGACTACGCGTCGGCGGTGGCCGAGGGCGCCATCCCGGTCGACGTCCGCTCGCATCGCCGACGCAGCCTCGACGGGGCGCTGTTCGGTGCGCTCGCCATCGACGCCGTCGAGGTGCTCGACCGACTCACCCCCGGCACGTCGGAGGCGCTGCGTACCGCGAGCACCGACGCCCGCTGGATTCTGGTGAGCGAGGACGGCCACGAGGCCGAATGGCTCGCCTGGCATCTGCAGGCCCGCGGTGTTCACGGCGCGGTGTTCGTCGTCGGCGGGCACCGCCGGATGCGTCAGGCGCGCGTGAACGGCCGCATCAGTCCCGGCGAACTGGCCATCATCTCCGCGCACGAGAGCTGA